From a region of the Prosthecobacter sp. SYSU 5D2 genome:
- a CDS encoding ABC transporter permease, protein MNKSLRGTLLPVLTGFFFLALWHVLVKISGSDLFPTPWDVAKGIQELFDKGLLLKYIVASLFRVSWGFILAVVVGVPLGLALGWFRPAYEALNPMIQIMRPISPIAWIPVAILWFGIDDTAPVFLIFLASVFPITVSSMAAVQNMQLVYLRAAQNFGVQGSQLFRRVILPAALPQIITGIRIALGIAWLVVVAAEMIAVNSGLGYLIIDARNAGKRYDLVVAGMVMIGLIGLVLDLLVRQLEKFDEVRWGYGQR, encoded by the coding sequence ATGAACAAATCTCTCCGTGGTACGCTGCTGCCCGTTCTAACCGGTTTCTTCTTCCTCGCACTCTGGCATGTGCTGGTGAAGATATCAGGAAGCGATCTTTTTCCCACGCCTTGGGACGTCGCGAAGGGAATCCAGGAGCTTTTCGACAAGGGCCTGTTGCTCAAATACATCGTAGCCTCGCTCTTCCGCGTGAGCTGGGGGTTCATCCTCGCAGTCGTCGTCGGGGTGCCGCTTGGTCTGGCGTTGGGCTGGTTTCGACCTGCCTATGAAGCGTTGAATCCGATGATTCAGATCATGCGTCCTATCTCGCCCATTGCCTGGATTCCTGTGGCCATTCTCTGGTTCGGCATTGATGACACGGCACCCGTTTTTCTCATCTTCCTGGCCAGTGTGTTTCCCATCACCGTCTCCTCCATGGCGGCGGTTCAAAACATGCAGCTTGTGTATCTGCGCGCAGCCCAGAATTTTGGAGTGCAGGGTTCGCAGCTTTTTCGCCGGGTGATCCTGCCCGCCGCGCTGCCGCAGATCATCACGGGCATTCGCATTGCCCTCGGCATTGCCTGGCTGGTGGTGGTGGCGGCGGAGATGATCGCCGTCAACAGCGGCCTGGGTTATCTCATCATTGATGCGCGCAATGCCGGCAAACGCTACGACCTGGTGGTCGCAGGCATGGTGATGATCGGCCTCATTGGGCTGGTGCTGGATCTGCTGGTGAGGCAGTTGGAAAAATTTGATGAAGTTCGCTGGGGCTATGGACAACGCTAA
- a CDS encoding ABC transporter substrate-binding protein, with protein sequence MKLLTATFLFGSLWLALITGMHGKLNLKWFETRAPGTSSTEKYKIGFLPVTCHLTCPVTDFINKETTGDGLFEPVRFNGWPELKEAYLSGYTPATFILAPMAIALREQGVPIKIVYLGHRDGSAVMVHKDSNIYRMEDLRGKKVAVPNRYSNQRLLIFRALKQAGMTVNDIELVEMPPPDMPAALYSKAVDAISSGEPFMAQTELDGYGRVLWLTKDVWPEFISCVLAVHEDMIKNDREAVQKLVDGIASSGKWLDEKMDHRMDAAQFVSKNYYNQHPRLLSFVLSKPPDRVKYTNLALRKADFEEIEELGKEAGIVNGSARFEDYTDVSFVPDESLVKPYVFEGTGKGQ encoded by the coding sequence ATGAAACTTCTCACCGCCACTTTTCTCTTTGGCAGCCTTTGGCTGGCCCTGATCACGGGGATGCATGGCAAGCTCAATTTGAAGTGGTTTGAAACGCGTGCGCCAGGGACCTCTTCCACTGAGAAGTACAAGATCGGTTTTCTGCCCGTGACCTGCCACCTGACCTGCCCGGTGACGGATTTCATTAATAAAGAAACGACCGGGGACGGTCTCTTTGAGCCGGTGCGTTTCAATGGCTGGCCTGAACTCAAAGAAGCCTACCTTTCCGGCTATACCCCCGCCACCTTTATCCTGGCACCCATGGCCATTGCGCTGCGCGAACAGGGGGTGCCGATCAAGATCGTCTATCTGGGACATCGGGATGGCAGTGCTGTCATGGTACATAAAGATTCGAATATTTACCGGATGGAGGATCTGCGTGGCAAGAAAGTGGCCGTGCCCAACCGCTATTCCAACCAGCGCCTGCTGATCTTTCGCGCTCTCAAGCAGGCCGGAATGACAGTCAATGACATCGAACTTGTCGAGATGCCGCCGCCGGATATGCCTGCCGCGTTATACTCCAAAGCGGTGGACGCCATCTCCAGCGGCGAGCCCTTCATGGCCCAGACGGAGCTGGACGGCTATGGACGTGTGCTCTGGCTGACCAAAGATGTCTGGCCGGAGTTCATTTCCTGCGTGCTGGCCGTGCATGAGGACATGATCAAGAACGACCGTGAGGCGGTGCAGAAGCTCGTGGACGGCATCGCCAGCAGCGGCAAGTGGCTGGATGAAAAGATGGATCACCGCATGGATGCAGCCCAGTTCGTTTCCAAAAACTATTACAACCAGCATCCGCGCCTGCTCTCCTTTGTGCTGAGCAAGCCGCCGGACCGCGTGAAATACACCAATCTGGCCCTGCGAAAGGCTGATTTTGAAGAGATCGAGGAACTGGGAAAAGAGGCAGGCATCGTGAATGGCAGCGCCCGTTTTGAAGACTACACGGACGTGTCCTTTGTCCCGGATGAATCTCTTGTTAAACCCTATGTCTTTGAAGGCACCGGCAAGGGCCAGTGA
- a CDS encoding alpha/beta hydrolase-fold protein: MAQGTLIKDSYTANEGSVFPGTGREYQIYLPAGFDKSRPAHFMVFQDGVIYKAPVVFDNLIAKKDIPPLVGIFIKPGVVPAANDNALPRFNRSYEYDSITDTYSTFLIDEFLPAIEKKHGLQLSRDPNHAAISGNSSGGICAFMVAWHRPDRFRRVFTGVGTYVGIHGADQLPVLVRKFEPKPLRIFLQSGTGDNNLYCGDWWMANQMMERSLTWAGYDVNHAWGEGGHNQKHASQIFPDVLRWLWRDWLTDIEVKANPKGESKWKGYEVVEAALDGWKKLDEQTHVRSYHISPSIDGHVFALDFTIDEWKLTEFFPTGGSVQSESQRSTSGIRALNETMIIATKQGDSDHNFVELRDLRSNTPVATTAISGGDSWSWISDFVVAKGGLFILSQGGDQLMTIQHGISKVFNLPSHNICGRAFRLALSPDQTTLYATDRLFSQVSSFTVDQSGSISHSQLYARLDTWPGNEGRVETKEGGLEAFKERGLCVDTEGRLYVATSLGIQVCDQAGRVNFIIPTLKPPLDVCFGGKDLSELFIACGDAIYKRPMKVRGVVSGQQAPIKPAAPKL; this comes from the coding sequence GTGGCGCAGGGCACGCTGATCAAGGACAGCTACACAGCTAACGAGGGCAGCGTCTTCCCTGGCACCGGGCGCGAATATCAGATCTATCTGCCTGCCGGATTCGACAAGAGCCGGCCTGCCCACTTCATGGTTTTCCAGGATGGCGTCATTTATAAAGCCCCCGTCGTTTTTGATAACCTCATCGCCAAAAAAGACATCCCGCCCCTGGTCGGCATCTTCATCAAGCCAGGTGTGGTCCCGGCGGCAAACGACAATGCCCTGCCCCGCTTCAATCGCAGCTATGAGTATGACAGCATCACGGACACGTATTCGACCTTCCTCATCGATGAGTTTCTGCCAGCCATCGAAAAGAAACACGGCCTGCAACTGAGCCGCGATCCCAACCATGCCGCCATTTCCGGCAACAGCAGCGGCGGCATCTGCGCCTTCATGGTGGCCTGGCACCGACCCGACCGCTTCCGCCGCGTCTTCACCGGTGTGGGCACCTATGTCGGCATCCACGGTGCCGACCAGCTCCCCGTGCTCGTCCGCAAGTTTGAGCCCAAGCCGCTGCGCATCTTTCTGCAAAGCGGCACCGGCGACAACAACCTCTACTGCGGCGACTGGTGGATGGCCAATCAGATGATGGAACGCAGTCTCACCTGGGCCGGCTATGACGTCAATCACGCCTGGGGCGAAGGCGGGCATAACCAAAAGCATGCCAGCCAGATTTTTCCCGACGTGCTGCGCTGGCTGTGGCGGGACTGGCTGACGGACATTGAGGTAAAAGCGAACCCGAAGGGGGAGTCGAAGTGGAAGGGGTATGAGGTGGTGGAGGCAGCACTGGACGGATGGAAAAAATTGGACGAACAAACTCATGTCAGAAGTTATCACATTTCTCCTTCTATCGATGGGCACGTGTTTGCGCTCGATTTCACTATTGACGAATGGAAGCTAACTGAGTTTTTTCCGACTGGCGGTTCAGTCCAAAGCGAATCACAGCGGTCGACATCCGGTATAAGAGCTCTGAATGAGACCATGATAATAGCAACAAAACAGGGGGATTCAGATCATAATTTCGTAGAACTTCGCGATCTTCGATCCAATACTCCTGTGGCAACCACTGCCATCTCGGGGGGCGACTCATGGAGTTGGATTTCGGACTTCGTCGTCGCTAAAGGCGGCCTATTCATCCTCAGCCAAGGAGGGGATCAATTGATGACGATCCAACACGGAATCTCAAAAGTTTTCAATCTTCCTTCACACAACATATGCGGTCGGGCCTTCCGGTTAGCGTTATCTCCCGATCAAACAACGCTCTACGCGACGGACCGTCTTTTTTCTCAGGTGTCATCCTTCACAGTCGATCAGTCGGGCTCCATCTCGCATTCCCAATTGTATGCGAGGCTGGACACTTGGCCGGGCAATGAAGGACGGGTGGAAACAAAGGAGGGTGGATTAGAAGCTTTCAAAGAGAGAGGCCTCTGCGTGGACACTGAAGGTCGTCTCTACGTCGCAACCTCCCTCGGCATCCAGGTTTGCGACCAGGCGGGCCGGGTGAACTTCATCATCCCCACCCTGAAGCCGCCACTGGATGTCTGCTTCGGTGGCAAAGACCTCAGCGAGCTGTTCATTGCCTGTGGCGATGCCATTTACAAACGTCCAATGAAGGTTCGCGGAGTGGTCAGCGGGCAGCAGGCCCCCATCAAACCGGCGGCTCCGAAGCTGTAA
- the purN gene encoding phosphoribosylglycinamide formyltransferase produces MSADEYSPMTPAQVRQLRDELDAQGKKLVFTNGCFDLLHAGHVRYLNEARELGDAMVVALNSDESVRELKGPTRPVNPEHDRAEVMAALRAVDAVVVFGDKRATGLIETIRPHIYAKGGDYTVESLNAEERAALDAAGTDIRILPLVPGRSTTKTIQRMNSDGAGDRLRIAVLGSGDGSNFRAILAAISAGTLQADVCVALSDQADSRFLKTAREAGIPAIHVDGGPNPRRFHDAAQKEIAEHLQRAQVDVVVLIGFMRILKEPTLSLFADRIVNVHPSLLPKYKGANAPHLAIEAGDAETGCTVHLVTAEIDAGRILAQARVPILSGDTPQTLHSRIKEQEHTLLPRVLSEWKK; encoded by the coding sequence ATGTCCGCAGACGAATACTCCCCCATGACCCCCGCCCAGGTGCGGCAGCTACGCGATGAACTGGATGCGCAGGGGAAGAAACTCGTCTTCACCAACGGCTGTTTTGACCTCCTCCATGCTGGTCATGTGAGGTATTTGAATGAAGCCCGCGAGCTCGGTGATGCCATGGTGGTGGCACTGAATTCCGATGAATCCGTGCGCGAGCTCAAAGGTCCCACCCGGCCTGTGAATCCGGAGCATGACCGGGCCGAGGTCATGGCTGCGCTGCGTGCCGTGGATGCTGTCGTGGTCTTTGGCGACAAACGCGCCACTGGCCTCATCGAAACCATCCGGCCTCACATCTACGCCAAGGGCGGTGACTACACTGTTGAGTCCCTCAATGCCGAAGAACGCGCGGCTCTGGATGCAGCAGGCACGGACATTCGCATCCTGCCCCTGGTGCCGGGCCGCTCCACGACCAAAACAATTCAGCGCATGAACAGTGACGGGGCAGGGGACCGCCTGCGCATCGCCGTGCTCGGTTCTGGCGACGGGTCCAACTTCCGCGCCATTCTCGCAGCCATTTCAGCCGGGACCTTGCAGGCCGATGTCTGCGTGGCGCTTTCGGATCAGGCGGATTCGCGTTTCTTAAAGACCGCCCGTGAAGCTGGCATCCCGGCCATCCATGTGGACGGCGGCCCGAATCCGCGCCGCTTCCATGACGCCGCGCAAAAGGAGATCGCCGAGCACCTGCAGCGTGCCCAGGTGGATGTGGTGGTGCTCATCGGCTTCATGCGCATCTTGAAGGAGCCCACGCTGAGCCTTTTTGCCGACCGGATCGTCAACGTGCATCCCTCCCTGCTGCCCAAATACAAAGGCGCCAACGCCCCCCACCTGGCCATCGAGGCCGGTGATGCGGAGACTGGCTGCACCGTCCACCTCGTCACCGCTGAGATTGATGCTGGCCGCATCCTCGCCCAAGCCCGCGTCCCCATCCTCTCTGGCGATACTCCCCAGACCCTCCACTCCCGCATCAAGGAACAAGAGCACACGCTGCTTCCACGCGTGCTCTCGGAGTGGAAGAAGTGA
- a CDS encoding phosphatidate cytidylyltransferase: protein MNLDHELACLITGVVGILIVASIITRILLKRARNDGARMTLENVAARTRAWWGMVIIFTLAILLGTTGTVILFGLLSFMALREFITLTPTRPGDHRTLFWVFFIITPLHYWYVLDEWYGMYSIFIPVYAFLFVPMRSALAGDCEHFLERSAKIQWGLLICVYSVSHAPALLSLQIPGYLGENAKLLFWFVIIVEISDVLQYVWGKTCGKHKVAPKVSPNKTWEGLIGGGLSTVAIGTALWWVTPFSPLQAAGMTVLVVLLGFLGGLVMSAIKRDRGVKDWGHAIAGHGGVMDRLDSLSFAAPIFFHVTRYALT, encoded by the coding sequence ATGAATCTGGATCACGAACTGGCTTGTTTGATCACCGGGGTGGTGGGCATCCTCATTGTTGCCTCCATCATCACGCGGATTCTTTTAAAACGGGCCCGCAACGATGGTGCGCGCATGACTTTGGAAAATGTGGCCGCCCGTACCCGGGCCTGGTGGGGAATGGTCATCATTTTCACCCTGGCCATTTTGCTTGGGACCACCGGCACCGTCATTCTCTTTGGCCTGCTGTCCTTTATGGCACTGCGGGAATTTATCACGCTGACGCCGACACGCCCCGGCGACCATCGTACGCTGTTTTGGGTGTTCTTTATTATCACGCCGCTGCACTACTGGTACGTGCTGGATGAATGGTATGGCATGTATTCCATTTTCATCCCGGTTTACGCCTTTCTTTTTGTGCCCATGCGCAGCGCCCTGGCGGGGGATTGTGAACACTTTTTGGAAAGGTCGGCCAAAATCCAGTGGGGGCTGCTGATTTGCGTTTACAGCGTCAGTCATGCCCCGGCGCTGCTATCGCTGCAGATCCCCGGTTACCTGGGGGAGAATGCCAAGCTCCTTTTCTGGTTCGTCATCATTGTAGAGATCAGCGACGTGCTGCAATACGTGTGGGGAAAGACCTGTGGAAAGCACAAAGTGGCCCCCAAAGTCAGCCCCAACAAGACATGGGAAGGCCTCATTGGCGGCGGTCTGAGCACCGTGGCCATCGGCACCGCGCTCTGGTGGGTGACGCCCTTTTCTCCGCTGCAAGCGGCCGGCATGACCGTCTTGGTGGTGCTGCTCGGTTTCCTGGGCGGTCTGGTGATGTCTGCCATCAAGCGGGACCGTGGGGTCAAGGACTGGGGCCATGCCATCGCCGGGCATGGCGGCGTGATGGACCGGCTGGATTCGCTAAGTTTTGCCGCCCCCATTTTCTTCCATGTCACCCGCTATGCGCTGACTTGA
- a CDS encoding lysophospholipid acyltransferase family protein, whose translation MISSLIAGSLRVATGALARWHGCGPELRQRIYFANHTSNLDGPLLWASLPTPLRVRTRMVAAHDYWSVGKLRPWLAQRVFNAVLIERKKPTAECNPLNTMLEAMGDDHSLIIFPEGGRQASPEPEPFKAGLYHLAKRRPDVELVPVWMENLNRILPKGEILPAPLLGSLVFGTPVRLEEGETKVDFLNRARESVICLRGTCG comes from the coding sequence ATGATCTCCAGTCTCATCGCAGGCTCCTTACGTGTGGCCACCGGGGCGCTCGCCCGCTGGCACGGCTGCGGCCCCGAATTGCGCCAGCGGATCTATTTTGCCAACCACACCAGCAACCTGGATGGCCCTCTCCTCTGGGCCAGCCTTCCCACCCCTCTCCGTGTGCGCACCCGCATGGTGGCCGCCCATGACTACTGGAGCGTGGGAAAACTGCGCCCCTGGCTGGCTCAGCGAGTCTTCAATGCTGTGCTCATCGAGCGGAAAAAGCCCACTGCCGAGTGCAACCCTCTCAACACCATGCTGGAGGCCATGGGCGACGACCACTCGCTGATCATCTTCCCCGAAGGCGGCCGCCAGGCAAGCCCGGAGCCGGAACCCTTCAAGGCCGGCCTTTACCACCTGGCCAAACGCCGGCCGGATGTGGAACTGGTGCCCGTGTGGATGGAAAACCTCAACCGCATCCTGCCCAAGGGGGAAATTCTTCCGGCTCCGCTGCTGGGTAGTCTGGTCTTCGGCACCCCCGTGCGCCTGGAAGAGGGGGAGACCAAGGTGGATTTTTTGAATCGAGCACGGGAATCGGTCATCTGCCTGCGCGGAACCTGCGGTTAA
- a CDS encoding spermidine/putrescine ABC transporter substrate-binding protein — translation MKALLFLLLAALPVTAAETLHIYTWADYISPDIVEKFEEQHQCRVVMDTFDSNEAMFAKLKAGAAGYDVIFPTTYMVQVMATEGMLTPLDAASLPNLKHVDPAILAKIGNAEMKHSVPYTVGYAIAAYRKDKVATAPASWAAFAQSGLAGRMTLLDDMRETIGAALKSRGYSINTRDETQLAEAQEVLLAWKKNIAKFDNEGYKAGLDSGEFLFVHGYSGDLFQVAQENSKVALLIPQEGVTLSCDEMVIPKSAPKPALAHAFINFLLDPEIAAENMEWMGYLCPNPEALKNVSPEFLQNPAVTIPADIQAKCEVIQDLGPDLAKYIQVWDAVKK, via the coding sequence ATGAAGGCCCTGCTTTTCCTGCTTCTTGCCGCCCTGCCCGTCACCGCCGCAGAGACCCTGCACATCTATACTTGGGCGGACTACATCTCCCCGGACATCGTGGAGAAGTTTGAGGAGCAACACCAGTGCCGCGTCGTCATGGATACTTTTGATTCCAACGAGGCCATGTTCGCCAAGCTCAAAGCCGGGGCCGCCGGTTACGATGTCATTTTTCCCACCACCTACATGGTCCAGGTCATGGCGACGGAGGGCATGCTCACCCCGCTGGATGCCGCCAGCCTGCCTAACCTCAAACACGTGGATCCTGCCATCCTGGCCAAGATCGGCAATGCGGAGATGAAACACAGCGTGCCCTACACCGTCGGTTACGCCATCGCCGCCTATCGCAAGGACAAGGTGGCCACCGCCCCTGCCTCCTGGGCCGCCTTTGCCCAGTCTGGCCTGGCCGGACGGATGACCCTGCTGGATGATATGCGGGAGACCATTGGCGCCGCCCTGAAAAGCCGGGGTTACAGCATCAATACCCGCGATGAAACGCAGCTCGCCGAGGCCCAGGAGGTACTTCTCGCCTGGAAAAAGAACATCGCCAAATTCGACAACGAAGGTTACAAGGCCGGCCTCGACTCCGGCGAATTCCTCTTCGTCCATGGCTATAGCGGTGACCTCTTCCAGGTCGCTCAGGAAAACAGCAAAGTCGCCCTCCTCATCCCCCAGGAAGGCGTGACGCTGAGCTGTGATGAAATGGTCATTCCCAAATCCGCCCCCAAGCCTGCCCTCGCCCATGCCTTCATCAACTTTCTGCTCGATCCTGAGATCGCCGCCGAAAACATGGAATGGATGGGCTACCTCTGCCCCAATCCCGAAGCCTTGAAAAATGTCAGCCCGGAATTTCTCCAAAATCCCGCGGTCACCATCCCGGCCGATATCCAGGCCAAATGCGAAGTCATCCAGGATCTCGGCCCCGATCTGGCCAAATACATTCAAGTGTGGGATGCTGTGAAGAAATAG
- a CDS encoding DUF1501 domain-containing protein, with the protein MISGPRYNCAGVGRRDFLQLGFGAIGGVAFSDILALRAQAAEARGKSSPDQINCILVWLDGGPSHYETFDPKPDAPKEIRGEFKSIPTCVPGVHFCETMPKLAKSFDKFTVVRSICHKDPNHGGGNHYLMTGTPTPVPVGCGAFVSFHPSFGSMVSHERGVRGGLPGYMSLPNASRSGGPNFLGAQHAPFIIGGDPNSKKFRVRDLAIPQDISEGRALSRNSLRASLDKMKRITHQAAEDPTVGFDQFYQQGMELVTSETAQAAFDLASESEATRKLYGENDFGQRLLLARRLAEVGVSFTVAYWGGWDHHRGIFKTFKDSYAAKLDQGLSGLITDLDQRGMLDSTLVICLGEFGRTPKVNKDAGRDHWPGAMSVVMAGAGIPGGQIVGATDPKGYYAAENIYSPEDFAVSLYTKLGIDPHQTLHTSTGRPVQLVNGGKVIKELFA; encoded by the coding sequence GTGATCTCTGGTCCCCGATACAACTGTGCAGGCGTTGGCCGCCGCGATTTCCTCCAACTGGGTTTTGGGGCGATCGGCGGCGTGGCTTTTTCCGACATCCTGGCTCTGCGTGCGCAGGCAGCTGAGGCTCGCGGCAAATCGAGCCCGGACCAGATCAACTGCATCCTCGTCTGGCTGGACGGAGGCCCCTCCCACTACGAGACTTTTGATCCGAAGCCGGATGCGCCGAAGGAAATCCGGGGGGAGTTCAAGTCCATCCCCACCTGTGTGCCCGGGGTGCATTTTTGTGAAACGATGCCGAAGCTGGCCAAGAGCTTTGACAAATTCACCGTGGTCCGCTCCATCTGCCACAAGGACCCGAACCACGGCGGTGGCAATCATTACCTGATGACCGGAACCCCGACGCCGGTGCCTGTGGGTTGCGGGGCGTTTGTTTCTTTTCATCCTTCTTTCGGCTCCATGGTCTCCCATGAACGTGGGGTGCGCGGGGGCCTGCCGGGCTACATGAGCCTGCCGAATGCATCCCGCTCCGGCGGACCGAATTTCCTGGGTGCGCAGCACGCGCCGTTTATCATTGGCGGAGATCCCAACAGCAAAAAATTCCGCGTCCGTGACCTTGCCATCCCCCAGGACATCAGCGAAGGGCGTGCGCTCAGCCGCAACAGCCTGCGTGCCTCGCTGGACAAAATGAAGCGCATCACCCATCAGGCGGCGGAAGATCCGACCGTGGGCTTTGACCAGTTTTACCAGCAAGGCATGGAGCTGGTGACTTCCGAGACAGCACAGGCGGCTTTTGACCTGGCCAGCGAATCTGAGGCCACGCGCAAGCTTTACGGAGAGAATGACTTCGGTCAGCGGCTGCTGCTGGCACGCCGGTTAGCGGAAGTGGGCGTGTCATTCACCGTGGCCTACTGGGGTGGATGGGACCATCATCGTGGCATCTTCAAGACCTTCAAAGACAGCTACGCAGCCAAGCTGGACCAGGGCCTGAGCGGTCTGATCACGGATCTGGACCAGCGCGGCATGCTGGACAGCACGCTGGTCATCTGCCTCGGCGAATTCGGTCGCACACCCAAGGTGAACAAGGACGCTGGCCGCGACCACTGGCCAGGCGCGATGAGCGTGGTGATGGCCGGTGCCGGCATCCCTGGTGGACAGATCGTAGGCGCAACGGATCCGAAAGGGTACTATGCGGCGGAAAATATCTATTCGCCGGAGGACTTCGCCGTCTCCCTCTACACCAAACTGGGCATTGATCCCCATCAGACGCTGCACACCAGCACAGGACGCCCTGTACAGCTGGTGAACGGCGGCAAGGTGATCAAAGAGCTCTTTGCGTGA
- a CDS encoding type IV pilus twitching motility protein PilT → MSIIDNYFQQLIELGGSDLHLSQGQPPKVRVHGSIKPIASDLLTQSTMETMMREICEPRAWERYVEKGDLDFAYEMDAEHRFRCNYLKQQNGYAAVFRIIPTKIASLEQLGIPPVVKEFGHMRSGLVLVTGPTGSGKSTTLAALLDYINTNFRRHIITVEEPIEFVHKNKRSIITQREVPIQTPSFSDGLRAALRQDADIVLVGEMRDLETISLALTAAETGLLVFGTLHTNNARKTVDRIIDVFPADQQSQVRTMLAASLKGVVAQLLMKKADGKGRVAVNEIMVSTPAVGAIIREGATQKLYDVIIGGKAQGMQFMDDSIWQKLRDGYASPMEAYMKAIDKGRFKAFLPPEDQAIANAGGEAKK, encoded by the coding sequence ATGTCCATCATTGACAACTACTTCCAGCAACTCATCGAACTGGGAGGTTCTGACCTTCACCTGAGCCAGGGGCAGCCGCCTAAAGTGCGCGTCCACGGCAGCATCAAACCCATTGCCTCCGATCTCCTTACCCAGTCCACCATGGAGACCATGATGCGGGAGATCTGCGAGCCGCGTGCCTGGGAGCGCTACGTTGAAAAAGGCGATCTTGACTTCGCTTATGAGATGGACGCCGAGCACCGCTTCCGCTGCAACTACCTCAAGCAGCAGAACGGCTATGCCGCCGTCTTCCGTATCATTCCCACCAAAATCGCCAGCCTCGAGCAGCTTGGCATCCCACCCGTGGTCAAGGAATTTGGCCACATGCGCAGCGGTCTGGTTCTGGTGACCGGCCCGACGGGTTCTGGCAAATCCACCACGCTGGCCGCCCTGCTGGATTACATCAACACTAATTTCCGCCGCCACATTATCACGGTGGAGGAGCCCATCGAGTTCGTGCACAAGAACAAGCGCAGCATCATCACCCAGCGTGAGGTTCCCATCCAGACGCCTTCGTTCTCTGACGGACTTCGTGCGGCGCTCCGCCAGGATGCGGACATCGTGCTGGTGGGGGAAATGCGCGACCTCGAAACCATCTCTCTCGCCCTGACGGCGGCTGAGACGGGGCTTCTGGTCTTCGGTACCTTGCACACCAACAACGCCCGTAAAACCGTTGACCGTATCATTGACGTCTTTCCGGCCGACCAGCAGAGCCAGGTGCGCACCATGCTCGCCGCTTCCCTGAAGGGCGTCGTGGCCCAGCTTCTCATGAAGAAGGCGGACGGCAAAGGCCGTGTGGCGGTGAATGAAATCATGGTTTCCACCCCAGCTGTCGGTGCCATCATCCGTGAAGGTGCCACCCAGAAGCTTTACGACGTCATCATCGGCGGCAAGGCCCAGGGCATGCAGTTCATGGATGACTCCATCTGGCAGAAACTGCGTGACGGTTACGCCAGCCCGATGGAGGCCTACATGAAGGCCATTGACAAAGGCCGCTTCAAAGCCTTCCTGCCTCCTGAGGACCAGGCCATTGCCAATGCCGGTGGTGAAGCCAAAAAGTAA
- a CDS encoding type IV pilus twitching motility protein PilT, whose product MSDQAAAPQEDLVPVLGHVDDYLRFCMQYDASDLHLPTAAQPIWRRFGNLTPIWANSASLSPEDTRRLAYSFLTEAQIHQLENKGDVDFAYSPEFGRFRASVVQQRLGIDITFRIISTSIRSVEELGLPEMVRTLIRYHNGLVLVTGPVGCGKSTTLAALVDEINKERQDHIITLEDPIEYVLTPKSCHVNQREVGTHTDSFASALRGALREDPDVIMVGEMRDLETISLAITAAETGHLVLGTLHTGNSARTLDRVLDVFPPDQRDQIRIMVSESLRGIISQQLVPKTDGNGRAMAVELLVNTPAVSACIRDGKTFMLNGVMQTGKNVGMITMDDSLRNLYSQGIISREECESRAEDKQLMRSFFQ is encoded by the coding sequence ATGTCCGACCAAGCCGCCGCCCCCCAAGAAGATCTCGTGCCCGTACTGGGCCATGTGGATGATTATCTGCGTTTTTGCATGCAGTATGATGCCTCTGACCTGCATCTCCCTACCGCAGCCCAGCCCATATGGAGACGGTTCGGAAACTTGACTCCCATCTGGGCCAATTCCGCCTCGCTCAGTCCTGAAGACACCCGGCGGCTGGCCTACAGTTTCCTCACGGAGGCGCAGATTCATCAGCTCGAAAACAAAGGCGATGTGGACTTTGCCTACTCGCCCGAGTTTGGTCGCTTCCGCGCGTCTGTCGTCCAGCAGCGTTTGGGCATTGACATCACCTTCCGCATCATCAGCACCAGCATCCGGTCTGTGGAGGAACTGGGGCTTCCTGAAATGGTCCGCACCCTCATCCGCTATCACAACGGCCTGGTGCTCGTCACAGGACCGGTGGGTTGTGGCAAGTCCACCACGCTTGCTGCCCTTGTTGATGAAATCAACAAAGAGCGACAGGACCACATCATCACGCTTGAGGATCCGATCGAATACGTTCTCACCCCCAAAAGCTGCCACGTAAACCAGCGTGAAGTGGGCACCCACACGGATTCCTTTGCATCTGCACTTCGTGGTGCTCTTCGTGAAGATCCGGACGTGATCATGGTGGGGGAAATGCGTGACCTTGAGACCATCTCCTTGGCCATCACGGCGGCGGAAACGGGTCACTTGGTGCTCGGCACCCTCCACACCGGAAACAGTGCGCGAACTCTGGACCGAGTTCTGGACGTCTTCCCCCCAGATCAGCGGGATCAGATCCGCATCATGGTCTCGGAATCCCTGCGCGGCATCATTTCCCAGCAGCTAGTTCCCAAAACAGACGGTAACGGCCGAGCTATGGCCGTGGAACTCCTCGTCAATACACCGGCTGTGTCGGCCTGTATTCGGGATGGCAAAACCTTCATGCTTAATGGCGTCATGCAGACCGGCAAGAATGTCGGAATGATCACGATGGATGATTCGCTCCGCAATCTTTACAGTCAGGGCATCATCAGCCGCGAGGAGTGCGAATCACGCGCCGAAGACAAGCAGCTCATGCGCTCCTTCTTCCAATAA